A region from the Haliaeetus albicilla chromosome 16, bHalAlb1.1, whole genome shotgun sequence genome encodes:
- the GPR3 gene encoding G-protein coupled receptor 3: MMEEGPPNSSEDQQGWFTARNGSGSSLDLESVVQPLALNPWDVVLCISGTIISCENAIVVVVIFYTPAFRAPMFLLIGSLATADLLAGLGLILHFAFVYFMPSEAVSLLTVGLLVTSFTASVSSLLTITIDRYLSLYNALTYYSEKTVTRTYIMLILTWGASICYGLLPIMGWNCLKEPSTCSIVKPLTKNHLIILSVSFFMVFAVMLQLYVQICKIVCRHAHQIAVQRHFLASSHYVTTRKGIATLAVILGTFASCWLPFAIYCLLGDYSYPALYTYVTLLPATYNSMINPVIYAFRNQEIQKVLWTVCCGCFSSTMPFRSHSPSDV, from the coding sequence ATGATGGAGGAAGGGCCCCCCAATtccagcgaagaccagcaaggctGGTTCACGGCCAGGAACGGCAGCGGCAGCTCCTTGGACCTGGAGTCTGTGGTGCAACCCCTCGCCTTGAACCCGTGGGATGTCGTCCTCTGTATCTCCGGGACCATTATCTCCTGTGAGAACGCCATCGTGGTGGTGGTCATCTTCTACACCCCGGCTTTCCGGGCTCCTATGTTCCTCCTCATCGGCAGCTTGGCCACCGCCGACCTCCTGGCCGGTTTGGGGTTGATCCTGCATTTTGCCTTTGTCTACTTCATGCCATCGGAAGCGGTCAGCCTGCTCACGGTGGGGCTTCTGGTCACCTCCTTCACGGCCAGCGTCAGCAGCTTGCTGACCATCACCATCGACCGCTACCTGTCCCTCTACAACGCCCTGACCTACTACTCGGAGAAGACGGTCACCAGGACTTACATCATGTTGATCCTCACCTGGGGAGCCTCCATCTGCTACGGGCTCCTGCCCATCATGGGCTGGAACTGCCTGAAGGAGCCCTCCACCTGCAGCATCGTCAAGCCCCTGACGAAGAACCACCTCATCATCCTCTCCGTCTCCTTCTTCATGGTCTTTGCGGTGATGCTCCAGCTCTACGTGCAGATCTGTAAGATCGTCTGCCGGCACGCCCACCAGATCGCCGTCCAGAGACATTTCCTGGCCAGTTCCCACTATGTCACCACCCGAAAAGGCATCGCCACCTTGGCCGTCATCCTGGGCACCTTCGCTTCGTGCTGGCTGCCCTTCGCCATTTACTGCCTCCTGGGGGATTACAGCTACCCGGCCCTCTACACCTACGTCACCCTCCTCCCCGCCACCTACAACTCCATGATCAACCCCGTCATTTACGCCTTCAGGAACCAGGAGATCCAGAAAGTGCTGTGGACCGTGTGCTGCGGGTGCTTCTCCTCCACCATGCCTTTCCGGTCCCACTCCCCCAGTGACGTCTGA